A region from the Nocardioides exalbidus genome encodes:
- a CDS encoding helix-turn-helix transcriptional regulator, giving the protein MPLQTSSRLLALLGLLQARTVVPATDLATRLGVGERTVRKDVERLRELGYPIDAVRGPSGGYRFGDHGRLPPLLLEPDEAVAVAVGLGTAAAVRGLEQPSLLALGKLEQVLPDRLRRRVRALHESTDVGPANTGTNVEAPVVDVALLAELAAAIRDHEGLRLRYRAGGDHEAEEPIEVDPYRLVSWQERWYVVARSRDGAWRALRVDWLEVRTPGAGRFAPRPMDGGDYAAFVLREVAHSGWSVHCRIAVDASAAEVLRRINPTVGVVEEVDDDHSVLVTGADSVEMVAVWIGMLGLDFHVDEPHELVAHVATLAERYAGAVPSTRVR; this is encoded by the coding sequence GTGCCGCTCCAGACCTCGTCCCGGCTGCTGGCCCTGCTCGGGCTGCTCCAGGCGCGCACGGTCGTGCCGGCCACCGACCTCGCCACGCGGCTCGGCGTCGGGGAACGGACGGTGCGCAAGGACGTGGAGCGGCTGCGCGAGCTCGGCTACCCGATCGACGCGGTGCGCGGGCCGTCGGGCGGCTACCGCTTCGGGGACCACGGCCGGCTCCCGCCCCTGCTGCTCGAGCCGGACGAGGCGGTCGCGGTCGCCGTCGGGCTCGGCACCGCGGCCGCGGTGCGCGGTCTGGAGCAGCCGAGCCTGCTCGCGCTCGGCAAGCTGGAGCAGGTGCTGCCCGACCGGCTGCGACGACGGGTCCGGGCGTTGCACGAGAGCACCGACGTCGGCCCCGCGAACACCGGCACCAACGTCGAGGCACCCGTCGTGGACGTCGCCCTCCTGGCCGAGCTCGCGGCCGCGATCCGCGACCACGAGGGGCTGCGGCTGCGCTACCGCGCCGGCGGCGACCACGAGGCCGAGGAGCCGATCGAGGTCGACCCCTACCGGCTGGTGAGCTGGCAGGAGCGCTGGTACGTCGTCGCCCGCAGCCGCGACGGGGCGTGGCGGGCGCTGCGGGTCGACTGGCTCGAGGTGCGCACGCCCGGGGCAGGGAGGTTCGCGCCCCGACCGATGGACGGCGGCGACTACGCGGCCTTCGTGCTCCGGGAGGTCGCCCACTCGGGATGGTCGGTGCACTGCCGGATCGCGGTGGACGCGTCCGCTGCCGAGGTGCTGCGCAGGATCAACCCCACCGTCGGGGTCGTCGAAGAGGTCGACGACGACCACAGCGTGCTGGTCACCGGCGCGGACAGCGTCGAGATGGTCGCCGTCTGGATCGGCATGCTCGGGCTCGACTTCCACGTCGACGAGCCGCACGAGCTGGTCGCGCACGTCGCGACCCTCGCCGAGAGGTACGCCGGAGCGGTGCCGTCCACCCGCGTGCGATGA
- a CDS encoding PAS domain-containing sensor histidine kinase — protein sequence MSAQRRVDSAPTRLRSLADAYPDGILGATREGIVTILNAQGAALLGIDAQEALGLPLPEVLRLLDQDGKTWLEVNRPFESISIVRGVPEQSWLNASGEEVLTTGKLVRDGDLGPVLGIAVGLRSGRGRARLDRERSDLVAMVAHELRSPLTGVKGFVQALLNRWDKLSDDQRKLMLTTVNADADRLARLIAELLDVARIDTDRLQLYPRESSAEVLVRRVVDNIEAGTSRAIRLEVEDDLPEVFADPDKFTQVVTNLVENAIRHGQGQVSVGLAASPSLDGVRITVDDEGDGIPVELRRRVFTKFWTTGDSGGTGLGMYIVGGLARAHGGWVTIDDAPGGGARVMVDWPTEDRRPD from the coding sequence GTGTCAGCACAGCGGAGGGTCGACAGCGCGCCGACACGCCTGCGCTCGCTGGCCGACGCGTACCCCGACGGCATCCTCGGCGCCACCCGCGAGGGGATCGTCACGATCCTCAACGCCCAGGGCGCCGCACTGCTCGGCATCGACGCCCAGGAGGCGCTCGGGCTGCCTCTGCCCGAGGTGCTCCGGCTCCTCGACCAGGACGGGAAGACCTGGCTCGAGGTCAACCGGCCCTTCGAGAGCATCTCGATCGTGCGCGGCGTGCCCGAGCAGTCGTGGCTCAACGCGTCGGGCGAGGAGGTGCTCACCACCGGCAAGCTCGTGCGCGACGGCGACCTCGGGCCGGTCCTCGGGATCGCCGTGGGCCTGCGCAGCGGACGCGGCCGAGCCCGTCTGGACCGCGAGCGCTCCGACCTCGTCGCGATGGTCGCCCACGAGCTGCGCTCGCCGCTGACCGGCGTGAAGGGCTTCGTGCAGGCCCTGCTCAACCGGTGGGACAAGCTCAGCGACGACCAGCGCAAGCTGATGCTCACCACGGTCAACGCCGACGCCGACCGGCTCGCCCGGCTGATCGCCGAGCTGCTCGACGTCGCCCGCATCGACACCGACCGGCTCCAGCTCTATCCCCGCGAGTCGTCCGCCGAGGTGCTGGTGCGGCGCGTGGTCGACAACATCGAGGCCGGCACGTCGCGCGCGATCCGGCTCGAGGTCGAGGACGACCTGCCCGAGGTCTTCGCCGACCCCGACAAGTTCACCCAGGTCGTCACCAACCTCGTCGAGAACGCGATCCGGCACGGACAGGGCCAGGTGAGCGTGGGCCTGGCGGCCTCGCCCAGCCTGGACGGCGTCCGCATCACCGTCGACGACGAGGGAGACGGCATCCCCGTCGAGCTCCGCCGGCGCGTCTTCACGAAGTTCTGGACCACCGGCGACTCCGGTGGCACGGGGCTCGGGATGTACATCGTCGGTGGGCTGGCCCGCGCCCACGGCGGGTGGGTCACCATCGACGACGCCCCCGGCGGCGGTGCGCGGGTGATGGTCGACTGGCCGACCGAGGACCGCCGGCCCGACTGA
- a CDS encoding DUF4031 domain-containing protein produces MILIDPPAVPRWDRLWSHLASDTSYDELHEFAAAHGIPARGWDRDHYDVPADHYDAMVAAGAVPVTSRELVAALRRAGLRRPKASS; encoded by the coding sequence ATGATCCTGATCGATCCACCGGCCGTCCCGCGCTGGGACCGGCTGTGGTCCCACCTCGCGAGCGACACGTCCTACGACGAGCTCCACGAGTTCGCGGCCGCCCACGGCATCCCGGCCCGGGGCTGGGACCGGGACCACTACGACGTGCCCGCCGACCACTACGACGCGATGGTCGCGGCCGGGGCGGTCCCGGTGACGTCGCGCGAGCTGGTCGCCGCCCTGCGACGCGCCGGGCTGAGGCGGCCCAAGGCGAGCTCGTGA
- a CDS encoding epoxide hydrolase family protein yields MTTHQHLTVRPFTVAVDQDAIDDLQSRLARTRYAAEPASTAPGDWSAGAPVSWLRDMVDHWRHGFDWRAQEERMNAHPQFLTEIDGQTIHFVHVRSSNDDATPLLLLHTYPGSFVDFLDLVPHLTDDFHLVIPSIPGVGFSQPLTDGAWDSRRNARLWDALMRGLGYPSYGAHGSDNGAIVARELAMLAPEGFLGAHVLQLFSFPSGDPAEFERMTPADHAALEFAGWFQTVNGYATMNASRPRTIAAALSDSPVGQLAYNELFESFGNGTARVTRDQVLTQVSLYWFTNSSGGAVQTYRAEQSVEPQVNHGRIGVAVFADDFRSMRPFAERDNTDIVSWTEHEGGGHFASMEAPEELAGAIRAFYA; encoded by the coding sequence ATGACCACTCACCAGCACCTCACCGTCCGCCCGTTCACCGTCGCCGTCGACCAGGACGCGATCGACGACCTCCAGTCCCGGCTGGCCCGCACCCGCTACGCCGCCGAGCCGGCCTCGACCGCGCCCGGCGACTGGTCCGCCGGCGCTCCCGTCTCCTGGCTCCGCGACATGGTCGACCACTGGCGTCACGGCTTCGACTGGCGCGCGCAGGAGGAGCGGATGAACGCCCACCCGCAGTTCCTCACCGAGATCGACGGCCAGACGATCCACTTCGTGCACGTCCGGTCATCGAACGACGACGCCACGCCGCTGCTCCTGCTGCACACCTACCCCGGGTCGTTCGTCGACTTCCTCGACCTCGTGCCGCACCTGACCGACGACTTCCACCTCGTGATCCCGAGCATCCCGGGGGTCGGCTTCAGCCAGCCGCTGACCGACGGCGCCTGGGACTCGCGCCGCAACGCCCGGCTGTGGGACGCGCTGATGCGCGGCCTGGGCTATCCGTCGTACGGCGCACACGGCTCCGACAACGGCGCGATCGTGGCCCGCGAGCTGGCGATGCTGGCACCGGAGGGCTTCCTCGGCGCGCACGTGCTCCAGCTCTTCTCGTTCCCGTCGGGCGACCCGGCGGAGTTCGAGAGGATGACGCCCGCCGACCACGCCGCGCTCGAGTTCGCCGGCTGGTTCCAGACGGTCAACGGCTACGCCACGATGAACGCCTCCCGCCCGCGGACCATCGCCGCCGCGCTCAGCGACTCCCCGGTCGGGCAGCTGGCCTACAACGAGCTCTTCGAGAGCTTCGGCAACGGCACCGCGAGGGTGACCCGCGACCAGGTCCTCACCCAGGTCAGCCTCTACTGGTTCACCAACAGCAGCGGGGGAGCGGTGCAGACCTACCGCGCCGAGCAGTCGGTCGAGCCTCAGGTCAACCACGGCAGGATCGGCGTCGCCGTGTTCGCCGACGACTTCCGCTCGATGCGGCCGTTCGCGGAGCGCGACAACACCGACATCGTGTCGTGGACCGAGCACGAGGGCGGCGGTCACTTCGCCTCGATGGAGGCACCCGAGGAGCTCGCGGGCGCGATCCGCGCCTTCTACGCCTGA